The segment TAGCTGCCTCTGGGGTCACACTAATGCTGGCGAGCACCAGGCCCTCAAGGGCTGctcccctccttcccaccaGCCTCCACCAAGGGTTTTGTGGAGGGAGAGCCAGGCATTGGCCggagctggtggcagcaggatgATCTTTCAAAGCTGCTCTGGTCCATCAGGAGCCAGTGAAGTGCCGCTGCAGAGCAGCGTGGTGGCAGCAGGAACGTGCAGAACTCCAACTGCCTCCCCCAGGTGCAGAGGGGCGAGGAACAAGGACCATGGCAGAGAAGGCTGTGCCAGACCTTGCtgaagggctgcagctgctgggaccGGGAGCTCATCCCTGAGGCTCAGTGCCGGCAGCAACCTccccgggctggggcagcgaggggctgctgcaggagctgccccttcCTCCCGGAGGGACACAGAGTGACGAAGGCTTGCGTCAGGGCCGGGCCCGAGGGCTGGGCATCCTCCCCGCTGTCTGGTGGCATCGCCAGCTGCAGGCTGTTTGCACATCCCGGCGTCCCGCATCCTGCTCGCAAACATCGCCGGCAGTTCAAACAAGGGCGGTGTGTGGTGACGCATGGCAGAGCCGGGTGCCATCCcttggctggggacaggggcagtgccaggggggTCAGACCCATGGCCCGGCCTCTGGTCGCAGGGATGCCCTGGCCGGGATCGGGGACTCACCCCCGGGGCTCACCCGCGCCAGCCCCCGGGCAATCCAGGGCTGGTCCAGTGGGCATCCTTGCCaggtgccaggctgctctgggctggaagATTATATCTGTATCGTGGGAGCAATTAATGATGATTGCAGGGTGTTTATTGACCAACTAGGACAGGTTCTTCCTGTCTGTTTATGGAGACATGCAAACTGAAGATCTGGGCAATTTTCCAGCAAAGtgggggggatggagggggatCAGCAGTAAGATTTTTATGGTGAGAATCACCTGAGGAGGGCAAACAGATGCTGGTGAGCACCAGGCTATAAagggcagctcctctcctctcctgtcCCAGTGACCCACGACCAGACACTATTTCTCACCATCTCCGGATAACAGGTGAGGAAGAGGACTCTCACAGGGCAGCTGGGGCCTCGGGATGCTCAGAGCTGGCCCACGGGCAAACAGGAGCTGGTCCCTCTCCtcggcagccccggggcaggCTGTGATGCTGCATTTTTCAGCCCTGCATTGACTTTTGTTGCTGCTTCTTTGATGGGAAGATGAGCTGAATCTGCAAATCGGCTCCAGTGCCCAGGGATTAGCCCAGATAAAAGGGAACTGCGCTGATGTGGCCGATTTCCCTCCCCAGTCTGGGCAGCGCTACGAGCTCGGGGCGTGAAAACGCCGCCGTGCCTGCAGCCCCACCTGTGCCATTGCCTCGCTGGGGTCCTCCGACCTGTGTCCCCACAGAGCAGCTTGGCTCTCCCGGACTGGTGAGACCCAGACAATCTGCTGCCAGTGTGGGCTGGAGACTCCAAGCCATGCCTGGGGCACGGGGTGCAGGCATGGGGCAGTGACCTGTGCCgggggacagagagggagcCACAGCCTGTCACCTCCTCCAGGCGGCTCAGAGGGGCCAGGCTCAGCCCACAGCCGGGCAGGTTTGCACTTTCTGGGCACAGGTAGTAGGGACTTCCTCTGTCCCCAAGGGACCTTGTGTGACCCTCCCGAGCCTTTATAGGGAGCAAGGAGGATGGAGGCATCAGCCAGACTcgccctcctgctgctgggctgcgTGGGGCTCCTGCGGCCAGTTGGTGAGTGCCACGGCTGGGGGGGCAACTGCTTTTGTAGCTGGGCCAGGAGGGAGCCACGCTCTTCTCCAGGCAGTGATGCCGCCTGTCCTCATGCCTGCCCACCGCTCTCCCCAAACAGACGGCAGGTACATAAACTACTGCCCTGATGGCTGGTCCTACTACAAGCTCAGCTGCTTCAACTACTTCCCTGTGCCCCGGACCTGGGACGAGGCTGAGGTAAGCCCACTGAGGTACACAGGGGAACAGGGACTCCTCGTCTCCCCGAGGCGCCCTGGCACAGacccctctccctgcagagtTGGTGCCAGGACGTCCAGAAAGGCGCCCAcctggcctgggtggaggatGCCAACGAGGCAGCCACCCTGCAGAGAACCATCTCCTACTACCAGCGTGTGCAGCCCATCTGGATTGGACTCCGAAAGAGTAAACAGGTGAGGTGTGGGCGGCAGGGGTGatggggggctgggggacagcagggccatGCCTCTGAACCCCCCTTgccctgcacagagccaggcCTGGCAGTGGACGAGTGGGACGGACTACAGGGCCACCAGGGAGATGCCTGGGAACGGTGCCCACGGGGGGAGCTGCGCCGTGCTGACCCATCAGAGCGGTGAGTGCCCGCTCCCCACACCCACCGCGGGCTCGGCCGGCACTGCCCTGCCTCTGTCCTCCTGCAGGTCCCGTCCCCTTGCAGGGCTGCGGTGGGCACAGCTGGTGCCCGTCCTCGCCGTggcccccgccagccccctgccTGTCTCTCCCGCAGGTTTCTCCACGTGGTCCGATGCCGACTGCTCCGGGAAGCATCACTACATCTGCAAGTTCTACCCCTTGcactgagcacagccctggcccgTGGGGACCCCGCGCTGGCGGTGTTCCTCCCGTGCCACCCACGCGTCTCTCCCCGCAACGCCTATAAATGCATCttataaaaaaagaagcatGCAAGTGCTGTGTGAGCTTGGTGCTGGTACAAAGCTCTGGGCTGGTCcgtgagagagagagacaggcTCTGCCTCGGCTCCCCGAGCTTCCCGGcttccagaggcttctgtgcTGCCGGTGCGGCAGAGCTGTTTGGGGATGAGTCCCCAGGAGCTGCGGGGACTGTCGCTCTCCTGGCTGAGCGCTTGGGTTTGCTCATACCAGCCCTCGGGTGCCAAACACCACAGCCGTCCCTGGGGAGCAGGTGGGGGGGACAGGAGTGTCCCCAGAGTGCAGACACGGAGACCTGGGACACAGGTGTGGGTGGGGACGGGATCTGCCGCGGGTGGGTGTGCAGGTATGGGGACAGGCGGTCCTCCAGGTGCACACAGATCCACAGATCCACACAGGGATCCGGGGGCTGCGACACAGACCCACGGCCATGCTGACAGCAGCACCGGGACCAAAGGTCCCTTTAGTGGCACTGTTATCTGTTCAGCCACAAGCATCACGTGGCTGTTTGCTCTGCTGCTATGAAGATGTCTCTGCCCCCACCCAGCCCATGGGGTTTTTACCCCCCCAGAGCGGACTGCGCCCCGGGTAGTGCCGGTCCCAAAGCCCGGCCGCCCCCTGCTCCCCGCGGGGGCAGCCGCGCAGTGCCCGCAGCCGTGCCGGCGAGCCTGGCACCGGAGCTGTCCCCgggcagccggggctgcgggacaGCCCGTCCCGCTGCTCAGCCCCGCTCCCTGTCCCCGGGTTTTGGGGCACACAAGACGAATACACCTCGCAAGCCCCCCCTCCGAAGCCGCGCTGCCCCTGTTGTGTTGGCTGGCGCTCGGTGACCTTTGAGCGCCAGGGTCCGGCAGGCTGATAAAGGCCGGGAGGGCTGTGCCGAGCTGCTCACGCAGTTTATAAAAGCGCTACGCAAGGCCCATCCCGCTGTCCATCTGTCCGGCCGGCCGTCCCTTCGCCCGCACGGTGGCCGGGGTGAAGATGCTGCGCTTGGTCGGGCGCGCCGCGCGCTGCTGGGGGGCGAGGTGGGCACcgccggggccggagcgggcACCCCGGGGCACCCTGCACCCCGCGGCTTGGCAGAGGGCATGGTGAGCACCCACATGGATCGGGGGGGCTGGAGACATAACCAGGGTAGAGCTGGGGAGCTGGCTGAGCTCTTAAAccttgctggggaaggggaacctctccctcctccccacagcactgccaggcacAAGGAGCtaccagggatttggggtgctcccagcctgggctgctcgCTGGTGGCATCTTCACAGGACCACCCTCTGTGCCCAAAGCTGCCATGGGATTGTTGCCACTCGGTCTGTCCCACAGCctctccagtgctgctgggacTGGTGCCTGGCCCAAGGACGTGGGCATCCTGGCCCTGGAGGTGTACTTCCCTGCCCAGTATGTGGatcaggaggagctggagcggTTTGATGGTGTGGAGGCTGGCAAGTACACACGGGGCCTGGGCCAGAAGCAGATGGGCTTCTGTGCCGCCCACGAGGACATCAACTCCCTGTGCCTGACCGTGGTGCAGCGGCTGGTGGAGCGCGGGCGCCTCTCCTGGGATGCCATCGGCCGCCTGGAGGTGGGCACCGAGACCGTCATCGACAAATCCAAGGCCGTCAAGACCGTCCTCATGCAACTCTTCCATGACTCTGGCAACACTGATGTGGAGGGCATCGACACCACCAACGCCTGCTACGGGGGCACGGCCTCGCTCTTTAACGCAGCCGCCTGGGTGGAGTCCAGTGCCTGGGATGGTGAGTACAGGCAGGGACCATGCTGTGGGGTTGGATAATGGGTGCTGGGATAGGGGAAGGAGGCAGGAGGTGGCCTGAAACCCAAAGATGCTCCAACTGCAAAGGGAGCCATTGTgcctccaggctctctgtcaccCCTGTTTCTTGCCCATTTTGGTGCGACACCTGGCAGCATGGAGATGGGAACACACAAGGGCCGTGGGATGGAGGCTGCCACCCGTTGGTGGCCCTGCCAGTCCCTCTGTCCTCCCCCAGGTCGCTACGCCGTGGTGGTGTGTGGGGACATCGCTGTCTACGCCACGGGGAACGCGCGGCCCACGGGAGGTGCCGGTGCCATCGCCATGCTGGTGGGACCCAACGCCCCACTGGTGCTGGAGAGAGGTCGGTGCCGTGAGGCCCTGGGGGTGGTGAGCTGATGGGTGCTGTCCCTGGGGGCCATGCATCcatgccccagccctgggcagagctgctcagccagaCCCTGCTGGCTACTCCAGCATGCTGGATAGCCACATCCCTCTGGGCACCGTGGAGGGCTCAGGGAGGCTGCTGGATTCCAAGGGTGGCATGGCAGGCAGCACCTCTGGATGTTTGCCACCAGGCTGGGCCCTCGCAAtgctggctctccctgtgcccccaggcCTGCGTGGAACCCACATGGAGCACGCCTATGACTTCTACAAGCCAAATCTGTCCTCTGAGTACCCAGTGGTGGACGGGCAGCTCTCCATCCAGTGCTACCTGCGGGCACTGGACCGCTGCTACGCTGTGTACCGACGGAAGGCGCAGGCCCAGTGGCAGCAAGGTGAGTGGCAGCACCCCTGAGGTGCCCAGCGCAGCCCCCTGGATACTGATGGCCCCGTGTTGCCTCCCAGCTGGCATCCAGAGGCCCTTCACCCTCGATGACTTCAAATACATCATCTTCCACTCGCCCTTCTGCAAGCTGGTGCAGAAGTCGGTGGGACGGCTGCTGCTGAATGACTTCTTGGCCTCCCCCAACCCCGACACAGCCTCCGGTCTCTACAAGGGGCTGCAATCCTTCCGGTGGGTGCTTGTGCTGTGTCCTCATCCCGCAGCCCAGCCAGGGATGTGCTGGTCTGGGGTTCTAGCTGGTCTCTCTCTGGGCAGCGGTGTGAAGCTGGAGGACACCTACACCAGCAAGGAGGTGGAGAAGGCATTCCAGGCAGCCAGCCAGGACATCTTCAACCAGAAGACcaagccctccctgctcctctcttCCCGCAATGGCAACATGTACACGCCATCCATGTATGGCTGCCTGGcctccctcctgtcccagtgAGTCCCCCAAAACACTGGCttggggagagggaagaggtCATTTTGGGGAGGGCACTCCCTGGCTGGATAGAGGGGCAGAGCTCATCTCCTAGTCCTCATCTCCCCGTGCCTCAACAGGACCTGATCGTTTCATTGCACACAACCCCCAGTGTGGATGCATCCTGCTCCCGACCATCTCCCTGCCAGACTTTTCATCCCAGcttgctggagctgggccagtgCATAAAGCCCTTCTCTCATCACCAGGAGGATGAAAACCCTTGTTGTCATGCCCAGTAGAATGAGTGACCCCATGGGAAAGGAGCCATGGGAACAGACAGGCTCTGAGAGGAACAAAAGCCTTGCCCAGGGGCTCCCTGGCACCACTGCACTCCAGGGCTACACTCCCTCAGAAATATGGCCCCAATATGCCTACAAAGGCAGCAGTCCCCTACACtgcccccacagccctgcatcCCCATCCCCCCCCAGCCCAAATGTCCTGTAACCCCCTCACCTCTCGCTTCAGGTGCTCAGCACGGGACCTGGCCGGCTCCCGGATCGGTGCCTTCTCCTACGGCTCGGGACTGGCCGCCAGCATGTTCTCCTTCCGTGTCTCACAGGATGCGGCCCCAGGTGGGCCGCAGGGGagagagggactgggaagggagGGCAGCGTggggctgtcagtgctgccatCTCACACGCGGGGTGCCCCTTGCCAGGCTCACCCCTGGACAAGctggtgtccagcctggctgacCTGCCCGCTCGCCTGGACGCCCGCAAGCGCGTGGCCCCACAGGACTTCGCCGAGATCATGAAGCGACGGGAGGAAACCCATCACTTGggtgagcggggctggggggatCTGAGCCTGCCTTCTTGGCACCCCACAGCACCCCGGAGCATCActgccctctccctgcagcCGACCACGCTCCCCACGGCTCCCAGGCGGATCTGTTCCCCGGAACCTGGTACCTGACCCGGGTGGATTCCAAGTACCGCCGCGAATATGCCAGGAAGCCCATCTAGAGTGGGATCACCAGAGTGGTGAgccctggggagggggatgCTCTCTTTCCCACTGTCATCCCTGTTCATTCCCCACATCCGGGGCTGGCCTGTGTGGGAAAGTTCCCTTTGTACGGGTGGGGAATGGCCAGCAGTGGCTCGGGCCCCGGAGCTGTTGGAGATGGCAGTGTCGTCTGCAAAcacctgggcagtgcagggaaaTAAAGGTGTGGatgggaggaggcagcagcctggctctggCTCCTGGTCTTGAATGGTCTCCTCCCGCCCCATGTCCCTCCCAGTTAACAACCACCGGTCTGGATCACAGCTGCTTACGGGATTTATTCCATGGCCACTTGCCCTGCTAGACATGGGAGTAGGCCCTGACAGTCTGGGGGACTCAAGTAAGCCTCAGCCTCCAGTCGCCAGTTTATTGGGGCAAGATGGCATTTTCCCCATGATGTCATTAAATTGAAATATTCTCATGGTAAAACCCGtgggcaggagggcacaggcAACGCGATGGCTCATGGGGGTTCTCGTGCCCCTTGCAGTGCTGCTCTCTGGGCCATGTCCTATCGTGGGACTGTGGCCAGACAGGACCTCGGCAGCCACAGGAACCTTTGCACCCttcagcaaacagcagcagggccggggagcagcaggggcaggagggaggggctTTGGGGTTGAGGACAAAGGACCACACAGACAAGCTACCACATGCTCTCTCCTTCTAGACCCTTTATTGAACATGGGCCACCCCAAACCTAGTGTGGGGGTCAGGGATGACCATGTGCAATGATTCCCCAGCTGGGGGAGGGTCCAGATACTGTGGCCGTGGGGAGAGTCCTTGTCAGCAGTTGGGGTCTACGGCAGGTGGAGCTGGAAGATTTCTGTGACACGTGGCTTTAGCTCGCTGAGGTTGGACAGGGGGGCTGAGAGCCCCATGACACTCCACTGCTCCCCTGCCACCGTGCTGGAGCTGTGGTAGGACAGGAGCTGGGCCCCTGCCTTGCTCAGCAGCCCTGGAGAGGAGTACAGGAATTAGGCACCACATGCTGCCCACTGGCCCATCACCCAGGAGGGAGCTGAGCCTCTGCTTGCCCCAACCCTCCACTCAGAGGTCCATGATGCCAtttcttcctccacctcatgTCCTTTGCTCAGCATCACTCAACCCCCTGCCCAAACCCcgcatccatccatccatccatccatccaggcaccatctgctgcagcaggggctCAGCCCTAGGTCGGGTGCAGGGGTTCCCCAGActgttcctgcagctcagggctgaCACAGGGACTCACCAGTCAGCGTGGCCAGAGCACTGGTGTCAGAGGCTTTGGCTCTGTAGATAAGGAGAGGGCCAGACAGAGGGGCTGGCAGCTTGAAGGTGGCCCCGTTGATCTGCTGCAGGACCGGGGTGCTGCCCTGCACCGTCCCCGTCACCTGGTGTGGGgtgccctgcagggacacctgcaCCAGGCCGGTGCTGCTGTCGGGCTCGGGGGTCACATCGCTGTGGGTGGTTGTGACCTGCAGAGAGACACGGACACTCAGTGCCCAGGTCCTGCGTGTGGCTGGGGCGGGGAAGGGATGTCCTTGGAAGCACTCCAGGGAACACCCAGCATCAATGCTGCATtagcagcagggcagggtgtCTCCAGGCTCATGCTGCTTGGTGGGGAAGGCGCACCAGGCTGGGGTGCAGAGCCTGGGTGTCCATGTACCTTCAGCCCAGCCTCCTGGGCCAGCAGTGTGGCGTTAACCAGGGTCACTTCCTTCTGTGTCCCTCCAGCCAGCATGCCCGCAGCCACAGCAGGCGTCAGGTAGCTCCCAGCCTCCTtcaggggtgtccctggggtgcagggaggaggtgtgcatgagccagcagcagagaggtCAGGCCCACAGTGGAGtggccagcctggggctggtcCTTCCACCCAccaatccatccatccatccatccttccctGCACACTCTAGGACTCCAATCCCACTGCTAACCACCCTCCTGTCTATCTGTTCTCCTGCCTGCCCATTGGGGTCCCCACACCCAGGCTCACCTAGGGTGCAGAcctgcacgctgccctgcaCTTGCTTGCCCGCTGTGCACAGCACCGtgcccagggccttgcccaGGTTGATCCAGGGCTTGGTCTGGGGTGCGAAAGCCTTGCTGAGAGCCTGCCCATTAACCTGCAGGAGAGAGTGAGTGGTGAGAGCCTGCCAGGATCCCCCATGGAGCATTGCTCCCAGTGCACCCATGGGTCACAGCTGGGGTAACTGAGGAGGTCAGGTGCTGCAGGGGACTCACCACGCCGGCCAGCCCCTTCCCTGTGGCCAGGTCCACGATCTGCATGGCGATTTCCTTGCCGCAGC is part of the Taeniopygia guttata chromosome 8, bTaeGut7.mat, whole genome shotgun sequence genome and harbors:
- the REG4 gene encoding regenerating islet-derived protein 4 — encoded protein: MEASARLALLLLGCVGLLRPVDGRYINYCPDGWSYYKLSCFNYFPVPRTWDEAESWCQDVQKGAHLAWVEDANEAATLQRTISYYQRVQPIWIGLRKSKQSQAWQWTSGTDYRATREMPGNGAHGGSCAVLTHQSGFSTWSDADCSGKHHYICKFYPLH
- the HMGCS2 gene encoding hydroxymethylglutaryl-CoA synthase, mitochondrial, encoding MLRLVGRAARCWGARWAPPGPERAPRGTLHPAAWQRACLSSAAGTGAWPKDVGILALEVYFPAQYVDQEELERFDGVEAGKYTRGLGQKQMGFCAAHEDINSLCLTVVQRLVERGRLSWDAIGRLEVGTETVIDKSKAVKTVLMQLFHDSGNTDVEGIDTTNACYGGTASLFNAAAWVESSAWDGRYAVVVCGDIAVYATGNARPTGGAGAIAMLVGPNAPLVLERGLRGTHMEHAYDFYKPNLSSEYPVVDGQLSIQCYLRALDRCYAVYRRKAQAQWQQAGIQRPFTLDDFKYIIFHSPFCKLVQKSVGRLLLNDFLASPNPDTASGLYKGLQSFRGVKLEDTYTSKEVEKAFQAASQDIFNQKTKPSLLLSSRNGNMYTPSMYGCLASLLSQCSARDLAGSRIGAFSYGSGLAASMFSFRVSQDAAPGSPLDKLVSSLADLPARLDARKRVAPQDFAEIMKRREETHHLADHAPHGSQADLFPGTWYLTRVDSKYRREYARKPI